The sequence below is a genomic window from Acidilobus saccharovorans 345-15.
GGTGTAGGCCAGCACGAGGCCGACGTAGTTAAGCAGATGAAGCCTGGCGAACAGGAGGAAGAGCGGCACGGTGGTCGCAGTCACCGGCAGGAAGGTTATTATGTAGGTGAACATGGCCAGCGTCTTCTTGGCAGGCATGTCAAGCCTGGAGAGCCCGTAGCCCGCCACCATGGCCAACACTATTGAGAGCAGGGAGGTGGCAGCCGCCAGCTCTATGCTGTGCATGACCCACAGCGGGAAGTTGGGGGCCTTTATGGTTGGCAGGAAGCGGCCAAGGAGCAGCTGCCTGTAGGCCGCGAGCGTCACATGGCTGGGTATGAGATCCCTCGCGGAGAAGGCGAAGAGCTTAGTGACGTTGCTGAACGAGATAAGTATTATATAATAGATGGGCAGAATGGACCAGGCGGCCATCACTATCAGCACTAAGTACGACACTGTAAGCCTTAGCGCTTTCAGCGCCTTAGCGCGGCTCCTGGAGCTCAAGCGCCTCACCCCCTCCTCACGTTATGCCCTCCAGGACCCCCGTGTACTTCATAACCACTATAGCTAGCACGATGGTTATCAGCGTTGATATTATTGAGAGGGCAGCAGCCATGGCGTAGTTGTTGTAGGCAAAGGCCTGCTGGTACGCGTAAACTATGTAGGTCTCAGTGGAAATTCCAGGCCCGCCGCCCGTCAGCACATATATTGGGTAGAAGTTGTTCCAGGTGAACACGAAGCTCGTTATTGCCACGAAGGCTATGGTCTTCCTGAGGGACGGCACCGTTATCTTAAGGAACTTAGTCAGGGCCCCAGCCCCGTCGACGTCCGCCAGCTCGTAGAGCTCAGTAGGTATGCTCTGCAGCCCCGAGTAGAAGACCGTCATGTAATAGGGAAAGCTAAGCCAGAGGTTAGTTATTATGAGCTCCGCCCAGGCGCCCGGCACTGAAGACAGAGAGTTTATGGGGGGCAGGTGGAGCAGGGGGAGCAGGTACCTGTTCATGAACCCATATGGGTACACCCACATGCCCTGCCACACCAGCAGCGATATGAAGCCGGGGAAGGCCCACGGGAGTATCAGTATTGCATAGAAAAACGACTTCCCTTTGAGGTCCCTCTGGTTTAATATGAGGGCCAGCGCGAAGCCGAGGGCCATCATTGGGACGAGGCTCCCAACGGTCCAGATGACTGTGTTTATCAGCAGCGTTGAGATGTAGTGCAGCTTTATCGCTAAGACGTAGTTGAGCAGCCCCACGAACTTGTAGCTGTAGAAGTGAAGCAGGCTCATGTCGGTCATTGATATGTAAACAGAGTATAGGAGCGGGTACAGGAACAGGAACAGCACTGCGGCCAGGAGAGGTAAAAAATATAGTAGACCTTCAAGCTTAGGTGAAACTTTTGGCATCAGCTCCCCGCCTCAGTACCTGCTGGCGGGGAGCTCGGGCGCCGTTAAAACTTCGCTTGGAGGCAGCTGGGCAGGGCTCAGCAGCCCGGCGCTCTGCAGCGAGCTCACGAAGGCCTGTTCCATGCCCTGCGCGGCCTGCTGGGCGTTTATCTTACCGGCGAAGAACTCGCTGGCATACTGGTGGAACGAGTTCCAGTAGTA
It includes:
- a CDS encoding ABC transporter permease subunit produces the protein MSSRSRAKALKALRLTVSYLVLIVMAAWSILPIYYIILISFSNVTKLFAFSARDLIPSHVTLAAYRQLLLGRFLPTIKAPNFPLWVMHSIELAAATSLLSIVLAMVAGYGLSRLDMPAKKTLAMFTYIITFLPVTATTVPLFLLFARLHLLNYVGLVLAYTPGTAVFAAFLAKLAIDSIPPDYEESAMVDGLSRFGAFIRIVFRLAMPVVALTALLGFLGAYMDYATAYAFIGINPKMWTAMLGLYYLAGLYNPASAPNYNIFAAGAVLMGIPLMALFLVSQRMMTKAYSSLAGIK
- a CDS encoding carbohydrate ABC transporter permease, yielding MPKVSPKLEGLLYFLPLLAAVLFLFLYPLLYSVYISMTDMSLLHFYSYKFVGLLNYVLAIKLHYISTLLINTVIWTVGSLVPMMALGFALALILNQRDLKGKSFFYAILILPWAFPGFISLLVWQGMWVYPYGFMNRYLLPLLHLPPINSLSSVPGAWAELIITNLWLSFPYYMTVFYSGLQSIPTELYELADVDGAGALTKFLKITVPSLRKTIAFVAITSFVFTWNNFYPIYVLTGGGPGISTETYIVYAYQQAFAYNNYAMAAALSIISTLITIVLAIVVMKYTGVLEGIT